The following proteins are encoded in a genomic region of Catellatospora sp. TT07R-123:
- a CDS encoding glycerophosphodiester phosphodiesterase encodes MNTPRPLHPYLAQPPLAFAHRGGAAEGDENTADAFARSVAAGYRYVETDVHATRDGVAVVLHDPDLRRVAGEPVAVASVTWQDLASVRVGGAAAVPRLDEVLDAWPEIRFNIDVKDDRAVEPTVAVVRARATPDQVLLASFSDARLRRVRELAGPAYATSLAQKETARLWLASRFGGRVKLPPSVVAAQVPVRFGAVRVVDRRFVAHAHRLGLQVHVWTIDDPAEMAGLLDLGVDGIMTDRIDVLREVFVDRGLWKDHP; translated from the coding sequence GTGAACACCCCGCGCCCACTGCATCCGTACCTCGCGCAGCCGCCGTTGGCATTCGCCCATCGGGGTGGTGCCGCCGAGGGTGACGAGAACACCGCCGACGCGTTCGCCCGCTCGGTGGCCGCCGGATACCGCTATGTCGAGACCGACGTGCACGCCACCCGCGACGGCGTCGCCGTGGTGCTGCACGACCCCGACCTGCGCCGCGTCGCCGGTGAGCCGGTCGCGGTGGCGAGCGTGACCTGGCAGGACCTGGCCTCGGTGCGGGTCGGCGGGGCGGCGGCGGTGCCGCGGCTGGACGAGGTGCTCGACGCGTGGCCGGAGATCCGGTTCAACATCGACGTCAAGGACGACCGCGCGGTGGAGCCGACGGTCGCGGTGGTACGCGCGCGGGCGACCCCCGATCAGGTGCTGCTGGCCTCGTTCTCCGATGCGCGGCTACGGCGGGTGCGGGAGCTGGCCGGTCCGGCGTACGCGACGTCGCTGGCGCAGAAGGAGACGGCCCGGCTGTGGCTGGCCTCCCGCTTCGGCGGCCGGGTGAAATTGCCGCCGTCGGTGGTCGCGGCGCAGGTCCCGGTGCGGTTCGGGGCGGTACGGGTGGTGGACCGGCGCTTCGTGGCGCACGCCCACCGCCTGGGACTTCAGGTGCACGTCTGGACGATCGACGATCCTGCCGAGATGGCCGGGTTACTTGATCTCGGTGTGGATGGCATCATGACCGATCGCATCGACGTGTTACGGGAAGTTTTCGTAGACCGTGGCCTCTGGAAGGACCACCCATGA